One Glycine max cultivar Williams 82 chromosome 3, Glycine_max_v4.0, whole genome shotgun sequence DNA window includes the following coding sequences:
- the LOC121174643 gene encoding receptor-like serine/threonine-protein kinase At2g45590 has protein sequence MRNNGRRNSQDWGVSGDVPKSGGISSTPSMRGTVCYIAPEYGGGGQLSEKCDVYSFGVLLLVLVAGRRPLQVTASPISEFERANLISWARQLAHNGRLLDLVDTSIHSLDKEQALLCITIALLCLQRSPGKRPSIKEVVGMLSGEAEPPHLPFEFSPSPPSNFPFKTRKKAR, from the coding sequence ATGAGGAACAATGGGAGGAGGAATAGCCAAGATTGGGGGGTTAGTGGGGATGTGCCAAAGAGTGGTGGGATTAGCAGCACCCCTAGTATGAGAGGGACTGTTTGTTACATTGCTCCTGAGTATGGTGGTGGAGGGCAATTGTCTGAGAAGTGTGATGTGTACAGTTTTGGGGTTCTGCTTTTGGTGCTGGTGGCCGGGAGGCGGCCGCTGCAGGTGACAGCCTCACCAATTTCTGAGTTTGAGAGGGCCAATTTGATTTCCTGGGCCAGGCAGCTTGCTCACAATGGGAGGCTTTTGGATCTTGTTGACACTTCTATCCATTCCTTGGATAAGGAGCAGGCGCTTCTCTGCATCACCATTGCCTTGTTGTGTCTGCAGAGGTCCCCCGGGAAGAGGCCTTCCATCAAGGAGGTTGTGGGGATGCTTAGTGGGGAGGCTGAGCCACCACACTTGCCGTTCGAGTTCTCACCATCACCTCCCTCGAATTTCCCATTCAAGACCCGGAAGAAGGCTCGGTGA
- the LOC100819101 gene encoding receptor-like serine/threonine-protein kinase At2g45590: MPSRPPPLSPPATAAASHRREIILCGAIGGALFLTALIISVMIFIYRKLSYSRTAPFEHNQRRFSYTVLRRATNSFSPSTKLGHGGFGSVHKATLPSGQTVALKVMDSPGSLQGEREFHNELTLCSNLKSPFVISLLGFSSDRRGKKLVLVYELMPNRSLQDALLDRRCPELMSWGKRFDVAVSVARGLEYLHHVCDPPVIHGDIKPSNVLLDRDFRAKIGDFGLARVKNVEDLGMVDENEKKKDEEFSVLEGESVVDVDRSPESCPVRAAEYSDASPVGGDKLSVVSDGGGCFESVDSGSVSVNKKKCGGGGGGGGSGRDWWWRQESGGGGESGRVKDYVMEWIGSEIKKERPKSEWVDSCSSSSPKVENENGNESVSVICEM, from the coding sequence ATGCCGTCGCGTCCGCCGCCGCTCTCACCACCCGCCACCGCCGCCGCATCTCACCGCCGCGAGATAATCCTATGCGGCGCAATCGGCGGCGCGCTCTTCCTAACGGCGTTAATAATCTCCGTCATGATTTTCATCTACCGCAAGCTCTCGTACTCCCGAACGGCGCCGTTCGAGCACAACCAGCGGCGTTTCTCGTACACCGTTCTCCGCCGCGCCACGAACTCGTTCTCTCCCTCCACGAAGCTCGGCCACGGAGGCTTCGGTTCGGTTCACAAGGCCACACTGCCTTCCGGCCAGACCGTTGCGCTTAAAGTTATGGACTCGCCCGGTTCGCTTCagggagagagagagttccACAACGAGCTAACGCTGTGTTCGAATCTCAAATCTCCGTTTGTGATTTCGCTTTTAGGTTTTTCTTCCGACCGGCGTGGAAAAAAGCTGGTTTTGGTTTACGAGCTTATGCCGAACCGGAGTTTGCAGGACGCGCTTTTGGATAGAAGGTGCCCGGAGTTGATGAGCTGGGGGAAGAGGTTCGACGTGGCGGTTTCGGTGGCGAGGGGATTGGAGTATCTGCATCATGTCTGCGACCCGCCGGTGATTCATGGTGATATTAAGCCGAGTAATGTGTTGTTGGATAGGGATTTTAGGGCCAAGATTGGGGATTTTGGGCTTGCTAGGGTTAAGAATGTGGAGGATCTAGGAATGGTGGATGAGAacgagaagaagaaagatgaggaATTTAGTGTTTTGGAAGGGGAGAGTGTGGTGGATGTTGACCGGTCGCCGGAGAGTTGTCCGGTGAGGGCTGCGGAGTATTCGGATGCTTCGCCGGTGGGGGGTGATAAGTTGAGTGTTGTGTCTGATGGTGGGGGGTGTTTTGAGAGTGTTGATAGTGGGAGTGTGAGTGTGAATAAGAAGAagtgtggtggtggtggcggtggtggtggttCGGGGAGGGATTGGTGGTGGAGGCAGGAGAGTGGGGGAGGAGGGGAATCCGGGAGGGTGAAGGATTATGTGATGGAGTGGATCGGGAGCGAGATAAAGAAGGAGAGGCCGAAGAGCGAATGGGTTGATTCGTGTTCGTCGTCTTCTCCGAAGGTGGAGAATGAGAATGGGAACGAGAGTGTGAGTGTGATTTGTGAAATGTGA